One Gimesia aquarii DNA segment encodes these proteins:
- a CDS encoding Nramp family divalent metal transporter, translating into MADQIHSDLNEELVPDEVIPHQSLPPLKYKDLPPAISWKKMIGPSIMLAGLSLGSGEFVLWPYITYKAGFLFFWACLLGVITQFFLNMEIERWTLATGETAIIGFCRMNKHWAWIMLLLNIIPWAWPGWATGAGTMLSWTFFGPETIASVRVEPTASQFSLQDLPVKASYSPETNTLKWRGSMDGSERNSLSSVFTKNQSTDRSNELFNKINQGYDLQYEAKYSSFLGIAGLLLVGIVLTTGPVVYNTVEKIQIFLVGSIFIIAVILGIYLIKPYAITSMMQGAVSIGQMPDKSSGLSTMALLGALAFAGAGGTMNLGQSNFIKDKGYGMGKYIGRITSPITGQDEAASEAGYHFKHTDENRNRWQQWWRAANIEHFLSFFLTCLACLVLLSLISYSLFYDANGQLKEGMAQFGSGLNFIWGQATLLEDRLGGTFKLLFLLMGTAILLTTELGVLDVTARISADILKVNYLRENENWSLSKLYYVFLWGEILLGSAILLYGSINPLFKQPLFLIETSAAMNGGVMFLYSMILLYMNTKILSRSISTSPLRFVLMVWAAAFFGYFSLQAFQVQIIPYFESILKI; encoded by the coding sequence ATGGCAGATCAAATCCACTCTGATCTCAATGAAGAATTAGTCCCTGATGAGGTGATTCCACACCAATCGCTACCTCCTCTGAAGTACAAAGACCTACCACCAGCTATCTCCTGGAAAAAAATGATCGGTCCCAGCATTATGTTGGCAGGGCTCTCACTCGGTTCAGGTGAATTTGTCCTTTGGCCTTACATAACTTACAAAGCTGGATTTTTATTTTTCTGGGCTTGCCTATTGGGTGTGATCACTCAGTTTTTTTTGAATATGGAAATTGAGCGTTGGACCTTAGCAACAGGAGAAACTGCTATTATCGGTTTCTGTCGCATGAACAAACACTGGGCCTGGATCATGCTACTGTTAAATATCATTCCGTGGGCATGGCCGGGTTGGGCAACCGGTGCTGGCACCATGCTAAGTTGGACTTTTTTTGGTCCAGAAACCATCGCCAGTGTTCGAGTAGAACCAACTGCGTCTCAATTCTCACTTCAAGACTTACCTGTCAAAGCCTCTTACTCTCCCGAAACAAACACCTTGAAGTGGCGTGGATCCATGGATGGATCTGAACGAAATAGCTTAAGTAGCGTTTTCACTAAGAATCAGAGCACAGATCGTTCAAATGAACTGTTCAACAAAATTAATCAAGGATACGACCTGCAATATGAGGCCAAGTATAGTTCGTTTCTGGGAATTGCTGGCTTACTCTTAGTAGGCATTGTCTTAACAACTGGGCCAGTGGTTTATAACACCGTTGAAAAAATACAGATTTTTCTGGTCGGGTCAATCTTTATCATCGCAGTGATCCTCGGTATCTATCTCATTAAACCGTATGCCATTACATCTATGATGCAAGGAGCTGTGAGTATTGGGCAGATGCCTGACAAATCCAGTGGTCTGTCAACTATGGCACTTCTCGGGGCATTGGCATTTGCCGGCGCTGGCGGAACCATGAACCTTGGCCAAAGTAATTTCATCAAAGATAAAGGCTATGGAATGGGCAAGTACATCGGTCGAATTACCAGCCCGATTACCGGACAAGATGAAGCTGCCAGTGAAGCCGGATATCACTTTAAACATACTGATGAAAATCGAAATCGCTGGCAGCAATGGTGGCGCGCTGCCAACATTGAACACTTCTTAAGCTTCTTTCTCACCTGTCTGGCTTGTTTGGTTTTATTATCACTTATTTCTTATTCTTTGTTTTATGACGCAAATGGACAACTGAAAGAAGGCATGGCCCAGTTTGGTTCTGGCCTTAATTTTATCTGGGGACAGGCAACTCTTCTTGAAGACCGGCTCGGCGGAACCTTTAAATTGCTTTTCCTCCTTATGGGTACTGCCATACTGCTCACAACTGAATTGGGAGTCCTTGACGTAACAGCCCGTATCTCTGCTGATATCCTGAAAGTGAACTATTTAAGAGAAAATGAAAACTGGTCATTGAGTAAACTTTATTACGTATTTCTTTGGGGCGAAATTTTGCTGGGTTCTGCAATTCTGCTTTATGGCTCAATTAACCCTCTATTCAAGCAACCATTATTTCTGATTGAAACTTCCGCCGCCATGAACGGTGGAGTGATGTTTCTCTATTCAATGATATTGTTGTATATGAATACGAAAATACTGAGCCGTAGCATCAGCACCAGTCCCTTGAGATTTGTTTTAATGGTTTGGGCTGCCGCCTTCTTCGGTTATTTCAGTTTACAGGCTTTCCAAGTACAAATTATTCCTTATTTTGAATCCATTTTGAAAATTTGA